In a single window of the Halobaculum lipolyticum genome:
- a CDS encoding S26 family signal peptidase, translated as MHDAVRQAIRDTVQVGVGVLLVSSLLFGVTGVWPPMVAVESGSMEPHMHRGDLIVVSEPGRFGGGVAGGVTTATGAADGDRNFGARGDVIVFDSPWKPGSPIIHRAHLSVEAGENWYDEANPAYLPPDADSCEDLPQCPAPTEGFVTKGDANGQYDQVNGNSPVVRPDRIRAEARVKIPLLGHVRLTLTGS; from the coding sequence CGTCCTCCTCGTCTCCTCGCTGCTGTTCGGCGTCACCGGCGTGTGGCCGCCGATGGTCGCCGTCGAGTCCGGGAGTATGGAGCCGCACATGCACCGCGGCGACCTGATCGTCGTCAGCGAGCCGGGCCGCTTCGGCGGCGGCGTCGCCGGCGGCGTGACGACCGCGACGGGAGCGGCCGACGGCGACCGGAACTTCGGCGCGCGGGGCGACGTGATCGTGTTCGACTCGCCGTGGAAACCGGGGTCGCCGATCATCCACCGCGCACACCTGTCGGTCGAGGCCGGGGAGAACTGGTACGACGAGGCGAACCCCGCGTACCTGCCGCCCGACGCCGACTCCTGCGAGGACCTGCCGCAGTGTCCCGCGCCGACCGAGGGGTTCGTCACGAAGGGGGACGCGAACGGCCAGTACGACCAGGTGAACGGCAACTCCCCGGTCGTCCGCCCCGATCGGATCCGCGCGGAGGCGAGAGTCAAGATCCCGCTGCTCGGCCACGTCCGGCTGACGCTCACCGGGTCGTAG
- a CDS encoding SDR family oxidoreductase yields MTDLLAGRTAVVTGAASGNGRAIARRYAEEGADVVVADVREDPREGGEPTHELIASETDASATYVDCDVSDPADLEAAVETAEAFGGVDVMVNNAGIYRPENFLESTEAEFDRLMDVNAKGVYFGAQAAAKRMVARAEERDDDDPHPVVINMSSAAGIRGEGRLVTYSMSKGAVRLFTYALADALGDAGIRVNAIHPGFVETAMTTRDVELVGTESEQRMSATIPSGRFGQPEEVADAAVYLASDMASYVTGESLVVDGGMTST; encoded by the coding sequence GTGACGGACCTACTCGCGGGACGGACGGCGGTCGTGACGGGCGCGGCGAGCGGCAACGGGCGGGCGATCGCACGACGTTACGCCGAGGAGGGCGCGGACGTGGTCGTGGCGGACGTGCGCGAGGACCCGCGCGAGGGCGGCGAGCCGACCCACGAGCTGATCGCGTCGGAGACCGACGCGAGCGCGACGTACGTCGACTGCGACGTGTCCGACCCCGCCGATCTCGAGGCGGCCGTCGAGACCGCCGAGGCGTTCGGCGGCGTCGACGTGATGGTGAACAACGCGGGCATCTACCGGCCGGAGAACTTCCTGGAGTCCACCGAGGCGGAGTTCGACCGGCTGATGGACGTGAACGCGAAGGGGGTCTACTTCGGCGCGCAGGCGGCCGCCAAGCGGATGGTCGCCCGCGCGGAGGAGCGCGACGACGACGACCCGCACCCGGTCGTCATCAACATGTCCAGCGCCGCCGGGATCCGCGGGGAGGGACGGCTCGTCACCTACTCGATGTCGAAGGGGGCCGTGCGGCTGTTCACCTACGCGCTGGCGGACGCCCTCGGCGACGCCGGGATCCGGGTGAACGCGATCCACCCCGGCTTCGTCGAGACGGCGATGACGACACGGGACGTCGAGTTGGTCGGCACCGAGAGCGAACAGCGGATGTCGGCGACCATCCCGAGCGGCCGGTTCGGACAGCCCGAGGAGGTGGCCGACGCGGCGGTGTACCTCGCCAGCGACATGGCCAGCTACGTCACCGGCGAGTCGCTCGTCGTCGACGGCGGGATGACGAGCACCTGA